The genomic DNA CGTACGCGCCGCGAGCCAGGTTGCCTTGCACGATGGCGGGGAGCATCTCGGGCacaaggccgacggcgacgctgacgctgaAGATGGCGGCCTGGCCCCAGTCCTTCTTGGTGAGACCGTTGATGACGAGAACCTTTCCACGGTTAGGGGCCTGATGCGTGCGACGCGAGATAGAACGAATATGGGCAACTCACCACGGGGACCATGACACACATGTAGCCGATGAGCATGAGGCTCACGTTGCGGATACCCCTCTGGAAAGCATTCTTCTCGCGCTTCTTTTCCAGGTCTTTGGCCATGTTGGCAATGAGCACGTCTGGACGCCAAGGGGGTCagtttttttttcccttttccTTTTGCCCGGGTGCGGTCTCCAAGGCCGTCATTCTCGTCAGGGCAGACTCACCTCCGCCAGTTCGCAGCACCAGGGCGACGCCGTTGCCAGACACCACGCTCgtgcccatgacggccaCATTCTCATGGTCAAAAAGCCCGGCCTCCTTGCCACCGGCGACGCACGCAAGCttggcgacgggctcgctcTCGCCGGTCCAGGTCGACTGGCTGATGCGCAGGAAGGACGACTCGAGGATCATGCAGTCGGCGGGGACGAcgcagcccggcggcagctggaTGATGTCGCCGGGCACGAGGTCCCTCTCGGCGACCGTCTGGAAATCCGACGTTTGCGCCTTGCcggtgacgaggtcgacgctggcgggcaggcggcgcacgCGGATGGGCTTGCTGACGGACGACTGCAGGCGGAAGACCTTGACGTCGCTGCGGTACTCTTGCCAGAAGCGGACGCCGACGGAGACGCCGATCATGATCCACATGACCACGAAGCCGGCCTGTTTCGTGTTTTCATATCCATGTCAGTCATACAGGAAACCTTGACGCATATATGAGGATCCGCTGAGTAGGGAAAGGGAGAGGAGAGCATACCCAatcgccgccgggcagcgCGACCTGGATAATGGCCAGGAAAAAGAGCAACGCGTTGAAGGGATTCGGGATGGCGCGCAGGAGCGTCATGATCCACGAGGGGGGCTTGTGCGTGGGCAGGACGTTGGcgcccttgacctcgcggcgggcgtcggcctcgaacTCGGTCAGCCCGTCGCGCTGCGTCTGCaggtgctcgagggcgtcgtcggcggccatgccggcgaaggcggcgaggacgctcTCGGGGGAGGCAtcgcgcgcgaggggcggcagctcgGCCCAGgacgcagacgacgacgacgacaagccgggggtggtggtgcggcgcctcctcctggcGATCAGGGACTTGCCGCCGAGGGTGaacatggcgggcggcgatgctggtgATGGGCCTTGGGGGAACCTGCGTGCGATGCCGAAGGCGTCTTCATGCCAGTATAGACGGGACGGGGCGACGAGAGGAAAAAGAGAGATCCTCAATGGAGACTTGCTGAAAGTCGTTTTCTTGTTCTACCCTTGGTGATCGGGTAAAAAGTCTTATTTTTTCGTTTGTATTTCTGTCTGCTCTCGCAGATAACAgaagatgctgctgctcacaATGGCGGAAGTAAAGGCAAGGCACACCCTATGGCGGTCGGAACCGTGTGGGAGCCAGCGTAGTCGCAGTCGCCGCCACGACTGCGTCTGCACGTACGGCGAGAATAGTCTCCAGCTTTGTGGTTTTTCCGAGGAAGGGAGAACGGTGTATTGTGTCTGCCAATGAGCCAGACGAGGAGGTTCGCTTTTGTGTACGCTCCTGCGCGGATGGCGTGAAAACAAGGTCAGCACACGACCAAACACACAAAAGAGTTTAACGTTcgaacgacggcgacgacagcgacgacgatgagggcgttTCTGCAACGGCGTAgggggggcgaggcggaccgACTTTGTCAAAAGACTGGGTTGGCGTGCGCACTCTAGGCGACAACGGACAGTCCTCGGTGTGTGTTGAGTgcgagagtgagagagagagagagagagagagagagagagagagagagataggGGGGCCAGTCAATCGGGCGACTGCGGCGTGCAAACGGATCGAACGATGTAGGGCCGTAAACAAAGTAGAGTTTATTCACGCGACCGATAAGTGTGTGGGTTCAGATGGAAAAAAGGGTGAAGAAtaaaaaagaagaagagtTTAAGGTGGTGCAAGACTCTATCAGAGAAATGGCAACATGGCAAGACATTGACACGAGGATGGGGGCTATGTACATGTCTCCAAGGCATGTGTCCATGCGTGTTAACCGGGCATAAGGGCCCCTTGGCGGGAGTTTGTCTCTCTCGTTCCCGCGGTcccacaaccaccaccaccatcgcaATCCACCACAACCACGGCCACAACCAcatcaccgccggcgccggatCTCGCCAAGGGtgggggggacgggggggccAAGCCAACAAGTTCCATGACCTGATGTCTCTCGCCCCGTCTGTCCCCAAAGGCAAAACAGGTACGTACAACCACACCCAAGGCCCAAGGCCCAAggcagccgggggggggaggatggGAGGGGAACAAAAACCTTGGCCCGTGGTTTGACTCAAAAGCACAGCCTCCCTCGATCCGCAtctgcgcgcccgcctcgtcccgcAAATGCCGCAACaagtcagcagcagcagcggcggtaGTCGTTTCGGTGTTGGCTGGCGCCcggcacgcacacacactgcaactgcgactgcgactgcaACCGCAGATCGCCAGCCAGGCTGGGCTGCCTAGGTACCTGGCTGATGGATGAGCAGGCCTCCTCCGGGGACATACTGTATGTCGGgggagaaaagggggggcgtggtGGCTTGTCCCTCGTTCTCTTTCTCGGCTGATGCCGAGATTCTCATGCAATCAAGTGTacgtacgtatactgtacgtacaaTACACTTGGTACCTGATAAACATGCCTTCTACAAACGCATGtatcaccatcatcatcatcatcatcatcacatgTCCGTGCCGACCGCACGAGACGCACCCAGCTTAGTATATAAGTGAATACGTACATACAGCACCACGAAGCAGCACATATATAAGTTTTcaccccccccttccccccccccccccctttacTGTTAGCCGCGACGCCCCATCATGTCCACCCGCGCGCTGCTCTGCGCTTTTTCTCCCATCGCGTCATACCGCCCAGGCAACTACCTAACCTACCGACCGCCTCACTGACTATGGTGATGGGGGTCCCTGCGACGCCCGCTCGACGTCGTGATGTTGCATCGCCCCCGGCATGCTAACCGGGCGTGTgatgtacgtacgtacgtactgtactcTGAGCGGGAATTTTTATTTTCTCCCTCATTATatcctcccccttcctccctaCCCGAATTGTGGCAGTGCTCGGATGTTGCCCAAGCATCCGCATCCCGCATCGCACGGCTCATTAGTGACAgccaccaaccaccacccgctACCGCTACCGCTGTCGCGACCGCTGCGTCGGTGCAAAAGTCTCTCccgcagcaccaccaccaccatgcgGGCGGCCCCATCCCACCGTTCCTCCCCATCATTTTCTCCATCCCCGGGACTCCCATCGTCCCCAGGACTCTTCCTCCCCCCTAACAAAAGacccgccaccgccgccgcatgtcTGCGAACAGTCGCCGCACCAAGTCATACGttccctcccctcccctcccctccacccACCTTCCCACCCAGGCATGTACGTACTCACACACTGTCGCGTCCTCTTCTTCACGCGGCGGAAGCGAGCGGGCGACCGCGGGCAACGTCCGGCGCCACCGAACCGCAATGGATGGTGCCGCCCGGCGTCCGGGTGCCGAgaacggggcggcgggccaccaACCACCctgatggcgacggccggaTGGAGCAGGATGTGGATAACTTTCTTATCACCATCGTGGCTCGTCCTCTACTAattcttctcctccttctttcAGCACCAGCCGCAGCACTCGTGTTGAACGGGAAACTGCATCCCGAACCACGGGCCCATCCTCCCGGTGCCTGGGCGCCGACAAATGGCACGGAACGACCCGCAAGGACAGCGCGGAAAGCCGTATACGGATCGCTCTGTCGGTGCCATCGCGTGGTTTTTAATTTTTGAACTCCCATGGCAGTGGCCATTTTTCTTTAGGGCCCGGGTCCCGCGTAGCGCCGAGGGCACAACATCATCTCATGTTAGTGGCACGCGCCGGATCATGGGCGCCATGTTCAGTCCAACGACACAGTACAGTAGCACACCGCCGTCCATTCACAAGGGGACAAAAGAAGCGGTTGTCATTCATCGtgtcatcatcagcatcaatATTCGTGAGCCCGCTTTTCATGCGCCGCGCGACAGCAATTATTAGTCACGGCGGGAGTCATAATCAATACACACCCGCCTTGGCATCATCGGCCAAGGGGTTCCCAagacgccaacgccaacaacAAGGGGGGGGTCTGGGGTCAAAAGAGCACCCCATAAAACGCGCTCATTTTTgacaaacacacacacacacacacacacacacacacacacagagacaTTGGCGCATCGCTTTGTTTTGTTagccgacgaagccgccgcccgccgccttcttcttggccaggctccgcagcacgtcgacggcgccgggcgtcTCGTACCACGACGCAAAGTTGTACCCGACCacgagcagcgcctcgtcgcgcgtccGCTGCCCGTACGGCCCGCTCGGCCGctccagcacgcccgcgtccgGCTTGTTCACCAAGATGTCCCAAAAGTGCGGGTTGTACcggtcgacggccgcgtacAGCCTGTTCACGTGtccgcgcagccgccgcgccagccgcgccgtctcctcgggccccgccagcagcagctcgcgctgccgcgcgccgcccacgatgccgccgccgccactgcctACAAGCTGGCCGCGGATCAGGTCGACAATctcggcgggcacggcgccgcgcagcgccaGGCTCGCGTTCCGGATGGCCCGCAGGTCGAGCAGGACGCGGACCTTGACGAGCgtcacggcgacgacgtggctCAGGGGCATCCAGCCTTTGCCGTTGACCCAACTGTCGAgcggctcctcgagcacgtcggcgccggcgtccttgatGCCATGAAGGGTGGTGCGGctcgcgtcctcgtcgtcgtcgttttcgtcgtcgttatGGTTCAAGTCGCGGTCGTCCTCCCGACTCTTggccgcggtggtggtatGCCAGCGGACAAAGTCGTAGGCGTCCTggtcgcggccgaggcggatCAGCAGGCCCGGGACGACCTGGCGCACGCCCATGCCGTCGGAGCGGCTCAGGCGCAGCATGTCGAGCAGGTGGTCGAGGCAGGTctggacgacgtcggcgg from Purpureocillium takamizusanense chromosome 4, complete sequence includes the following:
- a CDS encoding uncharacterized protein (COG:S~EggNog:ENOG503P1UT), with protein sequence MPLIMNAELDKLDGLAPRACELCRSRSADVMRCAACQAVYYCGRACQAADREEHRIPCRVIRKARAHYEAEYVKLRDMPGDMLTPERMFDTEVGNFWSILETRPYMRARYGLVDALLLSYGTPGGPADVVQTCLDHLLDMLRLSRSDGMGVRQVVPGLLIRLGRDQDAYDFVRWHTTTAAKSREDDRDLNHNDDENDDDEDASRTTLHGIKDAGADVLEEPLDSWVNGKGWMPLSHVVAVTLVKVRVLLDLRAIRNASLALRGAVPAEIVDLIRGQLVGSGGGGIVGGARQRELLLAGPEETARLARRLRGHVNRLYAAVDRYNPHFWDILVNKPDAGVLERPSGPYGQRTRDEALLVVGYNFASWYETPGAVDVLRSLAKKKAAGGGFVG